From the Candidatus Bathyarchaeota archaeon genome, one window contains:
- a CDS encoding GNAT family N-acetyltransferase — translation MMVKIRKFRQEDLTQLVNIINDSYKDSYEFIPYTENSLLKEIIERKLNVLVAEEKEEIKGLISYWHGGWGEEIDFLCVKECKNQSEIEDMLLQEVEKFVSGEKLFIALGAEKIDYEKWAKRGYKPEGGLYHMTAELKELKPIPPIPKEIVLRSLKIGEEKKLVEVVNTAYGGERLTFNSIQKWKERDPIFNEDWIHVADYKGEIVSVVVSRRDIKYNSYFRAKRGYLGPAATLPEYRGRGLASALTQRAMNFLLEKGMDCVGLYTSERNKVSVSLLKKLGFEVAYHWKFLTKHFK, via the coding sequence ATGATGGTTAAAATTAGAAAATTTAGACAAGAAGACTTAACTCAATTAGTGAACATCATAAATGACAGCTATAAGGATAGCTACGAGTTTATCCCCTACACGGAGAATTCGCTTCTAAAGGAAATTATAGAAAGAAAACTTAACGTTTTAGTCGCTGAAGAAAAAGAAGAAATTAAAGGTTTAATTTCTTACTGGCATGGAGGTTGGGGTGAGGAAATAGATTTTCTCTGCGTAAAAGAATGCAAAAATCAAAGCGAAATTGAGGACATGCTTTTACAGGAAGTAGAAAAATTTGTTTCTGGAGAAAAGTTGTTCATAGCCTTAGGCGCTGAAAAAATCGATTATGAAAAATGGGCTAAAAGAGGCTACAAACCTGAAGGCGGCCTCTACCATATGACAGCTGAACTAAAAGAGCTTAAACCCATACCTCCAATTCCTAAAGAAATAGTCCTACGCAGTTTAAAGATCGGCGAGGAGAAGAAACTAGTCGAAGTTGTTAACACAGCCTACGGAGGAGAAAGACTAACCTTCAATTCCATTCAAAAATGGAAGGAAAGAGACCCCATTTTCAATGAAGATTGGATTCACGTTGCAGATTATAAGGGCGAAATAGTTTCTGTCGTTGTCTCCAGGAGAGACATTAAATACAATAGCTATTTTAGAGCTAAGAGAGGCTACTTGGGGCCTGCTGCAACTCTGCCAGAATACCGCGGTAGGGGATTGGCTTCAGCCTTAACTCAGAGGGCAATGAACTTCCTTTTGGAAAAGGGCATGGATTGTGTTGGACTTTACACAAGCGAGAGAAATAAAGTGTCTGTAAGTCTGCTTAAAAAGCTGGGATTCGAAGTGGCGTACCACTGGAAATTTTTAACGAAACATTTTAAGTAG
- a CDS encoding translation elongation factor-like protein, with the protein MSEENLIEVGRVTHFYPKISVAIVELKAPLSIGDKILIKGATTNFEQKVESMQIEHKNIERAEAGQIIGLKVNQRARENDKVYKIVGE; encoded by the coding sequence TTGAGTGAAGAAAACCTAATTGAAGTTGGACGAGTTACACATTTTTACCCCAAAATCAGCGTAGCCATAGTTGAGTTGAAGGCTCCACTAAGCATAGGTGACAAGATTCTAATTAAAGGGGCAACAACAAACTTTGAACAAAAAGTCGAATCCATGCAGATAGAACACAAAAATATAGAACGGGCTGAAGCCGGCCAAATAATAGGACTGAAGGTTAATCAGCGAGCAAGAGAAAACGATAAAGTCTACAAAATAGTTGGAGAATAA